Proteins from one Parasteatoda tepidariorum isolate YZ-2023 chromosome 4, CAS_Ptep_4.0, whole genome shotgun sequence genomic window:
- the LOC139425453 gene encoding mucin-12-like, with product MKNQTSLKFTAHSNFQHTQIHNTLKHQHTQISSTLKSTTPSSTSTLKFPAHSNPQHPQAPAHSNFQHTQIHNTLKHQHTQISSTLKSTTPSSTSTLKFPAHSNPQHPQAPAHSNFQHTQIHNTLKHQHTQISSTLKSTTPSSTSTLKFPAHSNPQHPQAPAHSNFQHTQIHNTLKHQHTQISSTLKSTTPSSTSTLKFPAHSNPQHPQAPAHSNFQHTQIHNTLKHQHTQISSTLKSTTPSSTSTLKFPAHSNPQHPQAPAHSNFQHTQIHNTLKHQHTQISSTLKSTTPSSTSTLKFPAHSNPQHPQAPAHSNFQHTQIHNTLKHQHTQISSTLKSTTPSSTSTLKFPAHSNPQHPQAPAHSNFQHTQIHNTLKHQHTQISSTLKSTTPSSTSTLKFPAHSNPQHPQAPAHSNFQHTQIHNTLKHQHTQISSTLKSTTPSSTSTLKFPAHSNPQHPQAPAHSNFQHTQIHNTLKHQHTQISSTLKSTTPSSTSTLKFPAHSNPQHPQAPAHSNFQHTQIHNTLKHQHTQISSTLKSTTPSSTSTLKFPAHSNPQHPQAPAHSNFQHTQIHNTLKHQHTQISSTLKSTTPSSTSTLKFPAHSNPQHPQAPAHSNFQHTQIHNTLKHQHTQISSTLKSTTPSSTSTLKFPAHSNPQHPQXFPTDTEAWVGDPKLAIY from the coding sequence ATGAAAAATCAAACTTCACTCAAATTCACAGCACACTCAAATTTCCAGCACACTCAAATCCACAACACCCTCAAGCACCAGCACACTCAAATTTCCAGCACACTCAAATCCACAACACCCTCAAGCACCAGCACACTCAAATTTCCAGCACACTCAAATCCACAACACCCTCAAGCACCAGCACACTCAAATTTCCAGCACACTCAAATCCACAACACCCTCAAGCACCAGCACACTCAAATTTCCAGCACACTCAAATCCACAACACCCTCAAGCACCAGCACACTCAAATTTCCAGCACACTCAAATCCACAACACCCTCAAGCACCAGCACACTCAAATTTCCAGCACACTCAAATCCACAACACCCTCAAGCACCAGCACACTCAAATTTCCAGCACACTCAAATCCACAACACCCTCAAGCACCAGCACACTCAAATTTCCAGCACACTCAAATCCACAACACCCTCAAGCACCAGCACACTCAAATTTCCAGCACACTCAAATCCACAACACCCTCAAGCACCAGCACACTCAAATTTCCAGCACACTCAAATCCACAACACCCTCAAGCACCAGCACACTCAAATTTCCAGCACACTCAAATCCACAACACCCTCAAGCACCAGCACACTCAAATTTCCAGCACACTCAAATCCACAACACCCTCAAGCACCAGCACACTCAAATTTCCAGCACACTCAAATCCACAACACCCTCAAGCACCAGCACACTCAAATTTCCAGCACACTCAAATCCACAACACCCTCAAGCACCAGCACACTCAAATTTCCAGCACACTCAAATCCACAACACCCTCAAGCACCAGCACACTCAAATTTCCAGCACACTCAAATCCACAACACCCTCAAGCACCAGCACACTCAAATTTCCAGCACACTCAAATCCACAACACCCTCAAGCACCAGCACACTCAAATTTCCAGCACACTCAAATCCACAACACCCTCAAGCACCAGCACACTCAAATTTCCAGCACACTCAAATCCACAACACCCTCAAGCACCAGCACACTCAAATTTCCAGCACACTCAAATCCACAACACCCTCAAGCACCAGCACACTCAAATTTCCAGCACACTCAAATCCACAACACCCTCAAGCACCAGCACACTCAAATTTCCAGCACACTCAAATCCACAACACCCTCAAGCACCAGCACACTCAAATTTCCAGCACACTCAAATCCACAACACCCTCAAGCACCAGCACACTCAAATTTCCAGCACACTCAAATCCACAACACCCTCAAGCACCAGCACACTCAAATTTCCAGCACACTCAAATCCACAACACCCTCAAGCACCAGCACACTCAAATTTCCAGCACACTCAAATCCACAACACCCTCAAGCACCAGCACACTCAAATTTCCAGCACACTCAAATCCACAACACCCTCAAGCACCAGCACACTCAAATTTCCAGCACACTCAAATCCACAACACCCTCAAGCACCAGCACACTCAAATTTCCAGCACACTCAAATCCACAACACCCTCAAGCACCAGCACACTCAAATTTCCAGCACACTCAAATCCACAACACCCTCAAGCACCAGCACACTCAAATTTCCAGCACACTCAAATCCACAACACCCTCAAGCACCAGCACACTCAAATTTCCAGCACACTCAAATCCACAACACCCTCAAGCACCAGCACACTCAAATTTCCAGCACACTCAAATCCACAACACCCTCAAGCACCAGCACACTCAAATTTCCAGCACACTCAAATCCACAACACCCTCAAGCACCAGCACACTCAAATTTCCAGCACACTCAAATCCACAACACCCTCAAGCACCAGCACACTCAAATTTCCAGCACACTCAAATCCACAACACCCTCAAGCACCAGCACACTCAAATTTCCAGCACACTCAAATCCACAACACCCTCAAGCACCAGCACACTCAAATTTCCAGCACACTCAAATCCACAACACCCTCAANTGTTCCCAACGGACACAGAagcatgggtaggagatccaaaattggcgatttattaa